Proteins from a single region of Melanotaenia boesemani isolate fMelBoe1 chromosome 3, fMelBoe1.pri, whole genome shotgun sequence:
- the LOC121636521 gene encoding E3 ubiquitin-protein ligase DTX3L-like isoform X2 has protein sequence MSETPQDEEPMEIEVQGGMASSQDKNEGVLLTLSLKWSQSDQLQKPKPRLEKLLQTWFNKRENKMDCSVESIRKDGSALIKVKPSLALSDLWELNGKTLTSKDGKTVTVLSISLAPPNLDSQKPDDESMSNSSSVPGPQADKKQSDPGRKDIDPQGKNSPEEHKKPSEDCLVSVGHYWYVNHIYKEEIQSILKRNKVKIKTNVSVEFEADQEDGSPQKALVEFTELVQDSLSESCGTVFPLKFVDPDQWSDAMRVVQKNKSKLLLTLSCEEVTVCGPSQSQDAFSAALNAMQKRNPSLREHKPALQDTSPKINMTIKDPLVDAGLTMNESHWKLMNTAYAEELTKIKEKFGVTFRESNLSQDKIDVKASYLGPGGNASLESHAVRALLHLHQKTATSPLRLTQPVCATGLSGSVDKSSIGHWSEETSGGPPFNGESTHQYTKAPEREGASAGDIEDDKCPICLSTFTNKTQLKCKHKFCNDCLQEAKKHGGPICPVCKDVFGLIEGDQPDGQMTWTTYPSPLPGFQNCGHIVITYDIPGGVQTGRHPNPGQHYYGTRRVAYLPDNKEGKEVLQLLKKAFGQKLIFTVGASRTTGAENQVTWNDIHHKTSPSGGPQRFGYPDPNYLKRVKEELKDKGIK, from the exons ggTGGGATGGCCTCCTCACAGGATAAAAATGAAGGTGTACTGCTAACTCTTTCACTAAAGTGGTCACAGTCTGATCAActacaaaaaccaaaaccaagaCTAGAGAAACTTCTTCAGACTTGGTTCAACAAAAGAGAGAATAAGATGGACTGCTCAGTTGAAAGCATCCGAAAAGATGGAAGTGCCTTGATCAAAGTGAAACCCAGCCTAG ctCTGAGTGATCTTTGGGAACTGAATGGAAAAACACTGACCagcaaagatggaaaaacagtCACCGTACTGTCCATTAGTCTGGCACCACCAAACCTGGATTCACAAAAACCAGATGATGAGTCAATGAGCAATTCTTCCTCTGTGCCGGGGCCACAAGCT GATAAAAAACAGAGTGACCCAGGTAGGAAAGATATTGACCCACAAGGGAAAAATTCTCCTGAAGAGCATAAAAAGCCATCTGAAGATTGCCTTGTCTCAGTGGGTCATTACTGGTATGTGAACCACATCTACAAGGAGGAAATTCAAAGTatactgaaaagaaataaagttaaaattaaaacaaatgtcagTGTAGAATTTGAAGCAGACCAAGAAGATGGAAGCCCACAAAAAGCTCTCGTCGAGTTCACAGAACTAGTCCAGGATTCTTTATCTGAATCTTGTGGCACAGTTTTCCCTCTCAAGTTTGTTGATCCAGATCAGTGGAGTGATGCTATGAGAGTtgtccagaaaaacaaaagtaaacttCTGCTGACCTTGTCCTGTGAAGAAGTGACTGTATGTGGGCCAAGTCAAAGTCAAGATGCTTTCAGTGCAGCTTTAAATGCAATGCAGAAAAGAAATCCCTCTCTCAGAGAGCACAAACCAGCACTTCAAGACACATCACCAAAGATAAATATGACCATCAAAGATCCTCTTGTTGATGCAGGATTAACCATGAATGAGAGCCACTGGAAGCTGATGAATACTGCTTATGCTGAAGAATTAACAAAGATCAAAGAAAAGTTTGGTGTGACCTTCAGAGAATCTAACTTGAGTCAAGACAAAATTGATGTCAAAGCTTCTTACTTAGGACCTGGAGGAAATGCCTCCTTGGAAAGTCATGCAGTCAGAGCTCTTCTACATCTGCACCAGAAGACTGCCACATCACCCTTAAGGCTCACCCAACCTGTTTGTGCCACTGGGCTCAGTGGCTCAGTGGACAAGTCCAGCATTGGTCATTGGTCAGAGGAGACCTCCGGTGGACCTCCATTTAATGGAGAATCAACACATCAGTACACCAAAGCACCAGAAAGAGAGGGAGCGTCAGCAGGAGATATTGAAGATGACAAATGTCCTATTTGCTTGTCTACATTTACCAATAAGACACaactgaaatgtaaacataaatttTGCAACGACTGCCTGCAAGAAGCCAAGAAACACGGTGGGCCCATCTGTCCTGTATGCAAAGATGTCTTTGGTCTGATAGAGGGAGACCAGCCAGATGGACAAATGACATGGACAACATATCCCTCACCTCTCCCTGGATTCCAAAACTGTGGCCACATTGTAATCACATATGATATTCCAGGGGGAGTACAAACG GGAAGGCATCCCAATCCTGGTCAGCACTACTATGGTACTCGCAGAGTTGCATATCTTCCAGACAACAAGGAGGGCAAAGAAGTGCTGCAACTGTTGAAAAAAGCATTTGGTCAGAAGTTGATTTTCACTGTTGGGGCCTCCAGAACGACTGGGGCAGAGAACCAGGTGACCTGGAATGACATTCACCACAAGACATCTCCATCAGGAGGGCCACAGCG TTTTGGGTATCCTGACCCCAACTATCTGAAAAGAGTCAAGGAGGAGTTGAAGGACAAAGGCATTAAGTGA
- the LOC121636527 gene encoding delta-type opioid receptor-like gives MRRTKGMMMNSTGLEDPLGNSSHTGLDNVEQILVPILDAIILMLGVGGHTVVMVILCGRRRRGMERIGQSTQSSTTGTGTDILLLALSAADLLLLSMLPFHTVAIAMKQWPFGNFMCRLVGFLGSACTSASAFTLAALAVSRYLTVVKPAIAYSLLTPRRVSVIAMLLWVPACSLGAPQLVFRSVGSPTRTPDGLICFAFHSHRDQLIYGLFHFLMAFLLPLVTIAVAYGSIFMFLCGGQHAGRAPQVERYQNKVTQTTAMLALAFTLCWLPSYGLTLALLADKSSGATGASPRYGAFGVFARLMATSSTVMNPILYVLMSQKFRQDLLRLFKREGQRANVAVAMSVT, from the coding sequence ATGAGAAGAACCAAAGGAATGATGATGAACTCTACTGGTTTAGAGGATCCACTGGGGAACAGCAGTCACACTGGGCTTGACAATGTGGAGCAGATCCTGGTCCCAATATTAGATGCTATTATTCTGATGCTCGGAGTGGGTGGGCACACAGTGGTGATGGTGATCTTATGTGGACGAAGGAGGAGAGGAATGGAACGTATTGGACAGTCCACCCAAAGTTCTACAACAGGAACAGGGACAGACATCCTCCTGTTGGCGCTGAGTGCTGCAGACCTGCTGTTGCTCTCCATGCTTCCCTTCCACACTGTTGCCATTGCCATGAAGCAATGGCCCTTTGGGAACTTTATGTGTCGTCTGGTGGGCTTCTTGGGATCAGCCTGCACTTCGGCCAGTGCCTTCACACTGGCTGCACTGGCCGTGTCACGTTATCTGACTGTAGTGAAGCCTGCCATAGCTTACAGCCTGCTCACTCCTCGCCGGGTGTCTGTAATTGCCATGCTGCTCTGGGTTCCAGCCTGCAGCCTAGGTGCTCCTCAGCTGGTCTTTCGCTCTGTAGGATCCCCAACACGTACCCCTGATGGActaatttgttttgctttccaCTCCCACAGGGACCAATTGATATATGGACTGTTTCATTTTCTCATGGCCTTCTTGCTTCCATTGGTTACCATCGCAGTGGCATATGGAAGCATCTTCATGTTTCTATGTGGGGGTCAACATGCTGGCAGAGCCCCCCAAGTAGAGCGCTACCAGAACAAAGTGACCCAGACGACGGCGATGCTGGCGCTGGCTTTTACCCTGTGCTGGCTGCCCTCCTATGGGCTGACACTGGCCTTGCTGGCAGATAAGAGCTCCGGGGCCACAGGAGCCTCGCCACGTTATGGGGCCTTTGGTGTGTTTGCACGCCTCATGGCAACCTCCTCCACAGTGATGAACCCCATCCTTTATGTGCTCATGTCCCAGAAGTTTAGGCAGGATTTACTAAGACTGTTCAAAAGGGAGGGGCAAAGAGCAAATGTTGCTGTGGCTATGTCTGTCACCTAA